A DNA window from Guyparkeria halophila contains the following coding sequences:
- a CDS encoding TRAP transporter large permease yields MEWLLLLMVLTIFAALMSGFPVAFVLAGVSLLFAGLGTLLGMFDHGLMSAMPNRLFGIMLNQTLVAVPLFVLMGVLLEKARVADDLLENMSALFGRRPGGLGLSMMLVGAILAASTGIVGATVVTLGLIALPVMLRRGYDPRLASGSVAAAGTLGQIIPPSIILVLLGDQLANAYTQAQLEQGIFSPETVAVSDLFSGALIPGLILVSAYAAYILFVAWRQPERVPGLSEAELAERPPISRLLFALAPPIALIVLVLGSIMSGIATPTEAAAVGAVGALLLAFAKRRLTFPVLHESLTGTLRVTAMVFMIFIGASIFSLVFRGFGGDEMVHDLLSGLPGGAMTALLIVMVIVFLLGFMLDFIEITFVVVPIVAPVLLMMGIDPIWLGILLAVNLQTSFLTPPFGFSLFYLRGAAPASIRTGQIYRGVLPFIAIQIAVLALLVIFPDIVTWLPERLDVRTP; encoded by the coding sequence ATGGAATGGCTGCTGCTCCTGATGGTGCTCACCATCTTCGCCGCGCTGATGAGCGGCTTTCCGGTCGCCTTCGTGCTCGCCGGGGTCTCGCTGCTGTTCGCGGGACTCGGCACCCTGTTGGGGATGTTCGATCACGGCCTGATGAGCGCCATGCCCAACCGGCTGTTCGGCATCATGCTAAACCAGACGCTGGTGGCCGTGCCGCTGTTCGTGCTGATGGGCGTGCTGCTGGAAAAGGCGCGCGTCGCCGATGACCTCCTGGAGAACATGAGCGCCCTGTTCGGCCGCCGACCCGGGGGACTGGGGCTGTCGATGATGCTCGTCGGCGCGATCCTCGCGGCCAGCACCGGCATCGTCGGGGCAACCGTCGTCACCCTGGGCCTGATCGCCCTGCCGGTCATGCTGCGCCGCGGTTACGACCCCCGCCTGGCCTCGGGCTCGGTGGCCGCCGCCGGCACGTTGGGTCAGATCATCCCGCCGTCGATCATCCTCGTGCTGCTGGGCGACCAGCTTGCCAACGCCTACACCCAGGCGCAGCTCGAGCAAGGCATCTTCTCGCCCGAGACCGTGGCGGTAAGCGACCTGTTCAGCGGCGCCCTGATCCCCGGCCTGATCCTGGTGAGCGCCTACGCGGCCTACATCCTGTTCGTGGCCTGGCGCCAGCCCGAGCGCGTGCCGGGGCTGTCCGAGGCGGAACTGGCCGAGCGCCCGCCGATCAGCCGGCTGCTGTTCGCGCTGGCCCCACCGATCGCGCTGATCGTCCTGGTGCTCGGCTCGATCATGAGCGGCATCGCCACACCCACCGAGGCGGCTGCCGTGGGCGCGGTCGGCGCGCTGCTGCTGGCTTTCGCCAAGCGCCGCCTGACCTTCCCCGTACTCCACGAGAGCCTGACGGGCACCCTGCGGGTCACCGCGATGGTGTTCATGATTTTCATCGGCGCCTCGATCTTCTCGCTGGTCTTCCGCGGCTTCGGCGGCGATGAAATGGTCCACGACCTGCTCTCGGGCCTGCCGGGCGGTGCGATGACCGCCCTGCTGATCGTCATGGTGATCGTGTTCCTGCTTGGCTTCATGCTCGACTTCATCGAGATCACCTTCGTGGTGGTGCCGATCGTTGCCCCCGTGCTGCTCATGATGGGCATCGATCCGATCTGGCTGGGCATCCTGCTGGCGGTGAACCTGCAGACAAGTTTCCTTACCCCGCCGTTCGGCTTCTCGCTGTTCTACCTGCGCGGCGCGGCACCGGCCAGCATTCGCACCGGCCAGATCTATCGCGGGGTGCTGCCGTTCATCGCGATCCAGATCGCCGTGCTGGCCCTGCTGGTGATCTTCCCGGACATCGTGACCTGGCTGCCCGAACGCCTTGATGTCCGCACGCCCTGA
- a CDS encoding helix-turn-helix domain-containing protein, translating to MTYSSSTATSQPNVSSLNGSARRAAECHHDVHETIIDALDILWDAFEEDQPSNLYQLVMGQVERPLLARVLERCDHNQSRAAACLGINRSTLRKKLRDHDLI from the coding sequence ATGACCTACTCATCCAGCACCGCCACCTCCCAGCCCAACGTGTCGTCCCTGAACGGCAGCGCCCGTCGGGCCGCCGAGTGTCACCACGACGTGCACGAGACGATCATCGACGCGCTCGACATCCTCTGGGATGCCTTCGAGGAAGATCAGCCCAGCAACCTCTATCAACTGGTCATGGGCCAGGTGGAACGCCCGCTGCTCGCCCGCGTGCTGGAACGCTGCGATCACAACCAGAGCCGGGCGGCCGCCTGCCTGGGCATCAACCGCAGCACCCTGCGAAAGAAACTGCGTGACCACGACCTGATCTGA
- a CDS encoding homoserine kinase codes for MSVFTKVDSQQLTTFLTRFDCGELVEHRGIAAGIENTNYFVTTTGGRYVLTLFENHGADELPFFLDLMAYLAEHDIPTAHPVPTRDGAYLTELNGKPAALVQRLTGASLDHPDPAACAEIGRTLARFHRVSADFPEYRAPDRDLAWAQGVARQLHSKANDDELALLDDEIAYQEGQSRAGLPRGAIHADLFRDNALFDDGDLTGIIDLYYACTDVFAYDLAVTLNDWCVDEQGRSRAAERDALLAGYLAERPFSPAEQTAWPGLLRAAALRFWVSRMQDQYFPRAGEMTYIKDPMPFRRILEAHRAAGTATGDWIESNQPAQVR; via the coding sequence ATGTCGGTTTTTACCAAGGTCGATTCCCAACAACTCACCACCTTCCTGACCCGGTTCGACTGCGGGGAGCTGGTCGAGCACCGGGGTATTGCCGCCGGGATCGAGAACACCAACTACTTCGTCACCACGACCGGTGGGCGCTACGTGCTCACCCTGTTCGAGAACCATGGCGCCGACGAACTGCCGTTCTTTCTCGACCTGATGGCCTACCTCGCCGAGCACGACATCCCCACGGCCCACCCGGTGCCGACGCGCGACGGGGCCTATCTGACCGAGCTCAACGGCAAGCCGGCGGCGCTGGTCCAGCGACTGACGGGCGCCTCGCTCGACCACCCGGACCCGGCCGCCTGCGCGGAGATTGGACGGACACTGGCCCGCTTTCATCGCGTCTCCGCCGACTTCCCGGAATATCGAGCCCCCGATCGTGACCTCGCCTGGGCCCAGGGAGTGGCCCGACAACTGCACAGCAAGGCCAACGACGACGAACTCGCCCTGCTCGATGACGAGATTGCCTATCAAGAGGGTCAGTCGCGTGCCGGGCTGCCGCGCGGGGCGATCCACGCCGATCTGTTTCGTGACAACGCCCTGTTCGACGACGGTGACCTGACCGGCATCATCGATCTCTACTACGCCTGCACCGACGTCTTCGCCTACGACCTGGCGGTGACGCTCAACGACTGGTGCGTGGACGAGCAGGGTCGATCGCGGGCCGCGGAGCGCGATGCGCTACTGGCCGGGTATCTCGCCGAGCGTCCCTTCAGCCCGGCGGAACAAACGGCCTGGCCGGGCCTGTTGCGTGCCGCGGCGCTGCGTTTCTGGGTCTCGCGCATGCAGGACCAGTACTTCCCGCGTGCCGGCGAGATGACCTACATCAAGGACCCGATGCCGTTTCGCCGCATCCTCGAGGCACACCGCGCCGCCGGCACGGCAACCGGCGACTGGATCGAATCCAACCAGCCCGCACAGGTGCGCTGA
- a CDS encoding PA3496 family putative envelope integrity protein codes for MSKKNDYQDIDDWDETDVEDDEQNNDSLLDSIKGTKDARRRLDDLLEERRLRAQMIDEF; via the coding sequence ATGAGCAAAAAAAACGACTACCAGGATATCGACGACTGGGACGAGACCGACGTCGAGGACGACGAGCAGAACAACGATTCCCTGCTCGACAGCATCAAGGGCACGAAGGATGCGCGGCGCCGGCTCGACGACCTACTCGAGGAACGCCGGTTGCGGGCGCAAATGATCGACGAGTTCTGA
- a CDS encoding LOG family protein, whose protein sequence is MSRKLPNHPTRLDQQQRLSQESWKVFQIMAEFVHGYETLASIEPAVSIFGSARYKEDNPWYGLTVEVAEKLSDAGFSVISGGGPGIMEAANKGAQAGGAPSVGLNIALPHEQNDNAYQDVSLHFQHFFARKVMFVKHASAYVVMPGGFGTLDELAEILTLVQTGKSRRIPIVLLGRTFWQGLIDWFGDQLLGEKTISPEDMDLFTLCDTADEAVDAIFDFYRNRGVTATEEEQKKLLDL, encoded by the coding sequence ATGAGCAGAAAGCTACCCAATCATCCGACCCGTCTGGATCAGCAGCAACGCCTCTCGCAGGAGTCGTGGAAGGTCTTCCAGATCATGGCCGAGTTCGTCCATGGCTACGAGACACTCGCCAGCATCGAGCCCGCCGTGAGCATCTTCGGCTCGGCCCGCTACAAGGAAGACAACCCCTGGTACGGCCTGACCGTCGAGGTCGCGGAAAAGCTTTCCGACGCGGGGTTCTCGGTCATCTCCGGCGGTGGCCCCGGCATCATGGAGGCGGCCAACAAGGGCGCGCAGGCCGGTGGCGCCCCCAGTGTGGGTCTGAACATCGCCCTGCCCCACGAGCAGAACGACAACGCCTACCAGGACGTCTCGCTGCATTTCCAGCACTTCTTCGCCCGCAAGGTGATGTTCGTCAAGCACGCATCGGCCTACGTGGTGATGCCGGGCGGATTCGGCACCCTCGATGAGCTCGCCGAGATCCTCACCCTGGTGCAGACCGGCAAGTCGCGACGCATCCCGATCGTCCTGCTGGGCCGAACATTCTGGCAGGGACTGATCGACTGGTTCGGCGACCAGCTGCTGGGCGAGAAGACCATCTCGCCCGAGGACATGGACCTGTTCACCCTCTGCGACACGGCCGACGAGGCGGTGGACGCGATCTTCGATTTCTACCGCAACCGCGGGGTCACGGCGACCGAGGAAGAGCAGAAGAAACTGCTCGACCTCTGA
- the dusB gene encoding tRNA dihydrouridine synthase DusB: MSARPDQRSTTAPAARLAPIELVGRDERLRIEFPLALAPMAGISDRPFRQLCFDQGAGLVINEMLSSKPELRHTRKSEQRRIRPDDPEPRAVQLLGNEPEDLAKAAQQAYRDGAQLIDLNLGCPAKKVCRKAAGSALMAEPDTVARLLDATVRAVPCPVTLKMRTGPDDTWRNAPEIARIAEQAGIAMLSVHGRTRAQKYLGEAEHDTIARVVAERRIPVLANGDIDSVDRAVEVLEQTGAAGLMIGRAAFGRPWLFRQLRAALEGRRVPPDPVATEVMGLLREQFENIYRHYGNVMGVRIARKHWGWYSSQLPIAEGTRKEFNRLETIESQRRWLDRREAELRSVSSPSADVSP, encoded by the coding sequence ATGTCCGCACGCCCTGACCAGCGATCGACAACCGCGCCGGCAGCGCGGCTCGCGCCGATCGAACTGGTCGGCCGCGACGAGCGCCTGCGCATCGAATTTCCCCTGGCGCTCGCCCCCATGGCCGGCATCTCCGACCGCCCATTTCGCCAGCTGTGCTTCGACCAGGGCGCCGGGCTGGTCATCAACGAGATGCTCAGCAGCAAGCCCGAGCTGCGGCATACCCGCAAGAGTGAGCAACGCCGCATTCGCCCGGACGACCCCGAACCGCGCGCGGTGCAACTGCTGGGCAACGAGCCCGAGGATCTGGCGAAGGCCGCCCAGCAGGCCTACCGCGACGGGGCGCAGCTGATCGATCTCAACCTCGGCTGCCCGGCAAAGAAGGTCTGCCGAAAGGCGGCCGGCTCGGCGCTGATGGCCGAGCCCGATACCGTCGCGCGACTACTCGACGCCACCGTCAGGGCCGTGCCCTGCCCGGTCACGCTCAAGATGCGCACCGGACCGGACGACACCTGGCGCAATGCCCCCGAGATCGCCCGCATTGCCGAACAGGCGGGCATCGCGATGCTCTCCGTTCACGGCCGCACCCGGGCGCAGAAGTACCTCGGCGAGGCGGAGCACGACACGATCGCCCGGGTCGTGGCCGAACGCCGCATCCCGGTACTGGCCAACGGCGATATCGACTCGGTGGACCGGGCCGTCGAGGTGCTGGAGCAGACCGGTGCCGCCGGCCTGATGATCGGTCGGGCCGCCTTTGGCCGGCCCTGGCTGTTCCGTCAGCTGCGTGCCGCACTGGAGGGCCGCCGCGTCCCGCCCGACCCGGTGGCGACCGAGGTGATGGGCTTGCTACGCGAGCAATTCGAGAATATTTATCGCCATTACGGAAATGTGATGGGCGTACGCATCGCGAGGAAGCACTGGGGGTGGTATTCTTCGCAGCTACCGATTGCCGAAGGGACGCGCAAGGAGTTCAACCGACTGGAGACCATCGAGTCCCAGCGCCGGTGGCTTGACCGGCGGGAGGCCGAGCTTCGCAGCGTATCGAGTCCATCCGCCGACGTAAGCCCCTGA
- the polA gene encoding DNA polymerase I, with protein MSDRNGPVILVDGSSFLFRAFHALPPLTAPDGTPTGAIHGVVNMLLKMRREADPSHMAVVFDAPGKTFRDDIYPEYKAHRPPLPDDLRVQIEPVHALVRALGFPLLCIEGVEADDVIGTLMHEARENDEEVIVATADKDFAQLVAPSVTLVNTMSNKTTDVAAVEEKYGITPAQFIDFLALVGDKVDNIPGVPGCGPKTATKWINQYGSLDGIIAHADELKGKVGQSLRDSLEFLPTSRELVTIRTDCELPVTLNEVAIEPADVQTGLALADRYGLNSLRRWFGEQGLDEGESVTEAPERPEIAYHTVTDLETLDAWITRIEAASRVAFDTETNSLEPMQMAVVGLSFAIDPHEAIYVPLSHVDAHGERIEPQLDRDTVLERLKPWLEDERPTKILQNAKFDMHALANHGVTLRGLVDDSMLESYVLDPTASRHDMDTLASRELSHQTTTFEQVAGKGAKQLTFDQVAIDVAAPYAAEDADITLQLADRLRAQLAEVPSLMAVYEEIERPLVPVLFTMERAGVAIDSDQLARQGEAIAERIATIEAQAQEIAGEAFNLGSTKQLKAILYERMGLPVKVKTPKGEPSTNEEALSALVDEHPLAQLILDYRGLTKLKSTYIDRLPERIDPDTGRVHSMFHQAVTATGRLSSSNPNLQNIPVRTEEGRRIRKSFVATPGHKLISADYSQIELRIMAHLSGDEGLLSAFEHGEDIHRATAREVFADGGEVSDEQRRAAKAINFGLIYGMSAFGLARQIGVGRTEAQDYIDRYFARYPGVARYMDDTRRQAHERGFVETVFGRRLYLPELKSRNGQRRQYAERTAINAPMQGTAADIIKRAMLALHENVVLTGRARMIIQVHDELIFEVPAAQAESLADEIEHAMIAAADLRVPLEVGIGIGASWDEAH; from the coding sequence ATGTCCGACCGCAACGGACCCGTGATTCTCGTCGACGGCAGTTCCTTCCTGTTTCGCGCCTTCCACGCCCTGCCGCCGCTTACCGCGCCCGACGGCACGCCTACCGGCGCGATCCACGGCGTGGTCAACATGCTCCTCAAGATGCGACGCGAGGCCGATCCCAGCCACATGGCGGTGGTGTTCGATGCCCCGGGCAAGACCTTTCGCGACGACATCTATCCCGAGTACAAGGCCCACCGGCCACCGCTGCCGGACGATCTTCGGGTGCAGATCGAGCCGGTCCACGCGCTGGTGCGTGCACTGGGCTTCCCGCTCCTGTGTATCGAGGGGGTGGAGGCGGACGACGTCATCGGCACCCTGATGCACGAGGCGCGCGAGAACGACGAGGAGGTGATCGTCGCCACGGCCGACAAGGACTTTGCCCAGTTGGTGGCCCCCAGTGTGACGCTGGTCAACACGATGAGTAACAAGACCACGGATGTCGCGGCCGTCGAGGAGAAGTACGGCATCACCCCGGCGCAGTTCATCGACTTTCTCGCGCTGGTTGGTGACAAGGTCGACAATATCCCCGGCGTTCCGGGTTGCGGTCCCAAGACGGCCACCAAGTGGATCAACCAGTACGGCTCGCTCGACGGGATCATCGCCCATGCCGACGAGCTCAAGGGCAAGGTGGGGCAATCGCTGCGCGATTCACTCGAGTTCCTGCCCACCAGCCGGGAACTGGTGACGATCCGCACCGATTGCGAGCTGCCGGTGACCCTCAACGAGGTGGCGATCGAGCCGGCCGACGTCCAGACCGGCCTGGCACTGGCCGATCGCTATGGCCTCAACTCGCTGCGCCGCTGGTTCGGCGAGCAGGGTCTCGATGAGGGCGAGTCGGTCACCGAAGCGCCCGAACGTCCCGAGATCGCCTACCACACGGTGACCGACCTCGAGACGCTGGACGCCTGGATCACGCGGATCGAGGCGGCGTCGCGCGTGGCCTTCGATACCGAGACCAATTCGCTCGAGCCGATGCAGATGGCGGTGGTCGGGCTGTCGTTCGCGATCGATCCCCATGAGGCGATCTACGTCCCCCTGTCGCATGTCGATGCCCACGGCGAACGCATCGAGCCGCAGTTGGACCGCGACACGGTGCTCGAGCGGCTCAAGCCCTGGCTGGAAGACGAGCGTCCCACCAAGATCCTGCAGAACGCCAAGTTCGACATGCACGCGCTCGCCAACCACGGCGTCACCCTGCGCGGACTGGTGGACGACAGCATGCTCGAGTCCTACGTGCTCGACCCGACCGCCTCGCGTCACGACATGGATACGCTGGCCTCGCGCGAGTTGTCGCATCAGACCACGACCTTCGAGCAGGTCGCGGGCAAGGGGGCCAAGCAGCTGACCTTCGATCAGGTCGCGATCGATGTGGCTGCCCCGTACGCCGCCGAAGATGCCGACATCACCCTGCAACTGGCCGACCGCCTGCGCGCGCAGCTGGCCGAAGTGCCGAGCCTGATGGCGGTTTACGAGGAGATCGAACGCCCCCTGGTACCGGTGTTGTTCACCATGGAGCGTGCCGGCGTGGCAATCGACAGCGACCAACTGGCGCGCCAGGGCGAGGCGATCGCCGAACGGATCGCCACGATCGAGGCGCAGGCCCAGGAGATCGCCGGTGAGGCCTTCAACCTCGGTTCGACCAAGCAGCTCAAGGCCATCCTCTACGAGCGCATGGGGCTGCCGGTGAAGGTCAAGACACCCAAGGGGGAACCGTCGACCAACGAGGAGGCACTCTCGGCATTGGTCGACGAGCATCCGCTCGCCCAACTGATCCTGGACTACCGTGGCCTGACCAAGCTCAAGAGCACCTACATCGACCGGCTGCCCGAGCGCATCGACCCGGATACGGGGCGGGTACACAGCATGTTCCACCAGGCAGTGACCGCCACCGGCCGGCTGTCGTCATCCAACCCCAACCTGCAGAACATCCCGGTGCGTACCGAGGAGGGGCGGCGCATCCGCAAGTCGTTCGTCGCCACGCCGGGTCACAAGCTGATTTCGGCGGACTACTCGCAGATTGAATTGCGGATCATGGCGCACCTGTCGGGTGACGAGGGGTTGCTGTCGGCGTTCGAGCACGGCGAGGACATCCACCGGGCCACCGCCCGCGAGGTATTTGCCGACGGTGGCGAGGTGTCCGATGAGCAGCGTCGCGCGGCCAAGGCGATCAACTTCGGCCTGATCTACGGCATGTCGGCATTCGGGCTGGCGCGCCAGATCGGCGTGGGACGGACCGAGGCGCAGGATTACATCGACCGCTATTTCGCCCGCTACCCCGGTGTGGCGCGCTACATGGACGACACCCGCCGGCAGGCTCACGAACGCGGTTTTGTCGAAACCGTCTTCGGCCGGCGCCTGTATCTGCCCGAACTCAAGAGTCGCAATGGCCAGCGCCGCCAGTACGCCGAGCGCACCGCGATCAACGCGCCGATGCAGGGCACCGCTGCCGACATCATCAAGCGGGCCATGCTGGCGCTGCATGAGAACGTGGTGTTGACCGGTCGTGCCCGGATGATCATTCAGGTGCACGATGAGCTGATCTTCGAGGTGCCCGCCGCTCAGGCCGAGTCGTTGGCCGACGAGATCGAGCACGCCATGATTGCCGCCGCCGACCTGCGGGTGCCGCTGGAAGTCGGCATCGGTATCGGGGCAAGTTGGGACGAGGCGCACTGA
- a CDS encoding TRAP transporter small permease subunit, which translates to MTRPDPSCRLSRLVDRLDRVNEWTGRLVAWLGLVLTLTVFGVVALRYGLSDSNQWLSESITYWFALMFMLAMGYTYRHDGHVRVDVLSRGASPRTRAWIEIIGVIVLLWPVCLFIGISSFEYVGNSWAMREGSPEPGGIPLLYLLKTLLIVMPALLFWQGLVELLRHVALLRHQRPTEPEHGSIKEGM; encoded by the coding sequence ATGACTCGACCGGACCCATCCTGCCGGCTGAGCCGACTGGTCGACCGCCTCGACCGGGTCAATGAGTGGACCGGGCGGCTGGTTGCCTGGCTCGGCCTGGTCCTGACACTGACCGTCTTCGGGGTGGTGGCGCTGCGCTACGGCCTCTCGGACAGCAACCAGTGGCTGTCCGAGTCGATCACCTACTGGTTTGCGCTGATGTTCATGCTCGCCATGGGCTACACCTATCGCCACGACGGTCACGTGCGCGTCGACGTGCTTTCGCGCGGCGCGTCGCCCAGAACCCGCGCCTGGATCGAGATCATCGGCGTCATCGTCCTGCTCTGGCCGGTCTGCCTGTTCATCGGCATCAGCAGCTTCGAGTACGTCGGCAACAGTTGGGCGATGCGCGAGGGCTCGCCCGAGCCCGGCGGCATCCCCCTGCTGTACCTGCTCAAGACCCTGCTGATCGTCATGCCCGCCCTGCTGTTCTGGCAGGGGCTGGTCGAGCTGCTGCGGCATGTCGCCCTGTTGCGCCACCAGCGACCGACCGAACCGGAGCACGGCTCGATCAAGGAGGGCATGTAA
- a CDS encoding DUF423 domain-containing protein has translation MPQTIGHQAPVADRPVLAIGLANGLVAVVLAALAAHGPMAPTDLDAQRQVDTAILLHFVHTLAIMLLAYWPAPGRWRLTLALAWLVGIILFSGSLYALTLFNQPWPGAITPIGGLFLMLGWIGWLGGLLVVKRPDSD, from the coding sequence ATGCCGCAGACTATCGGTCATCAAGCCCCGGTTGCGGACCGACCAGTGCTGGCCATCGGCCTTGCCAATGGCCTGGTTGCCGTCGTTCTGGCCGCGCTTGCCGCGCACGGGCCGATGGCACCGACCGACCTGGACGCCCAACGGCAGGTGGACACCGCCATCCTGCTGCACTTCGTGCACACCCTGGCAATCATGCTATTGGCCTACTGGCCGGCGCCCGGTCGGTGGCGACTGACCTTGGCGTTGGCCTGGCTGGTCGGCATCATCCTGTTCAGCGGCAGCCTCTACGCCCTGACCCTGTTCAATCAACCCTGGCCCGGGGCGATCACGCCCATCGGTGGGCTATTCCTGATGCTCGGCTGGATCGGTTGGCTGGGCGGCCTGCTGGTCGTCAAGCGGCCCGATTCCGATTAG
- a CDS encoding cytochrome c, which yields MKGHVDKAVAGLMALLLILWLAPALALGTAQASEDEHDHSGVHEFHETMEELGEHTEQIVKAINHEDWQWVAKEARAIAEHPRPPAEERKRIMAFAGDRRAEFQKADQAAHAAAATLADVADTGDGREVIRAFADLQATCLDCHASFRDDFRQHFYVDK from the coding sequence ATGAAAGGACATGTCGACAAAGCGGTCGCAGGCTTGATGGCCCTGTTGCTGATCCTATGGCTGGCCCCGGCGCTGGCATTGGGAACGGCGCAGGCCAGCGAGGACGAACACGATCACAGCGGCGTGCACGAATTCCACGAAACCATGGAGGAGTTGGGCGAGCACACCGAGCAGATCGTGAAGGCGATCAACCACGAAGACTGGCAGTGGGTGGCCAAGGAAGCGCGAGCCATCGCCGAACACCCGCGCCCGCCCGCCGAGGAGCGAAAGCGTATCATGGCGTTTGCCGGCGATCGTCGTGCCGAGTTCCAAAAAGCCGATCAGGCGGCCCACGCCGCAGCGGCGACGCTCGCCGACGTGGCGGATACCGGCGACGGCCGTGAGGTCATCCGGGCGTTTGCCGACCTGCAGGCCACCTGCCTCGATTGTCACGCGAGTTTTCGTGACGATTTCCGCCAGCACTTCTACGTCGACAAGTAG